The following proteins are encoded in a genomic region of Mycolicibacterium confluentis:
- a CDS encoding dipeptidase produces the protein MSDLQARVREILPSVRADLEDLVRIESVWADPERRDEVHRCAQAVADLFTGVGFDDVRIVSEGGAPAVIAKHPAPAGAPTVLLYAHHDVQPEGDRMQWLSEPFEPTERDGRLYGRGTADDKAGIATHLAAMRAFDGKPPVGVTVFVEGEEESGSPSLGRLLAAHKDDLAADVIIIADSDNWSADIPALTVSLRGLADCVVEVATLDHGLHSGLWGGVVPDALSVLVRLLASLHDDDGNVAVAGLYEGTAADVDRGPDWVREESGLLDGVEQIGTGSVVQRMWAKPAITVVGIDTTPIAKSSNTLIPSAKAKVSMRVAPGGDAAAHLAALRAHLESHVPWGAKVTVTEGDVGQPYAIDASGTVYDAARVAFEKAWGTAPVDMGMGGSIPFIAEFAAAFPAATILVTGVEDPGTQAHSINESLHLGVLEKAATAETLLLAALGADSPR, from the coding sequence AGTGATCTGCAGGCGCGCGTGCGTGAGATCCTGCCGTCGGTGCGCGCCGATCTCGAGGACCTGGTCCGCATCGAATCGGTGTGGGCCGACCCCGAACGCCGTGACGAGGTGCACCGCTGCGCACAGGCCGTGGCCGACCTCTTCACCGGTGTGGGGTTCGACGACGTCCGGATCGTGAGCGAGGGCGGCGCCCCCGCGGTGATCGCCAAGCATCCCGCACCCGCCGGTGCCCCGACCGTGCTGCTCTACGCCCACCACGACGTGCAGCCCGAAGGGGATCGCATGCAGTGGCTTTCCGAGCCCTTCGAGCCGACCGAGCGGGACGGCCGCCTCTACGGTCGCGGCACCGCGGACGACAAGGCCGGCATCGCAACGCATCTGGCGGCCATGCGCGCTTTTGACGGCAAGCCGCCGGTGGGTGTGACGGTGTTCGTCGAGGGTGAGGAGGAGTCCGGCTCGCCGTCGCTCGGGCGTCTGCTGGCCGCCCACAAGGACGACCTCGCTGCCGACGTCATCATCATCGCCGACTCCGACAACTGGAGCGCGGACATTCCCGCCCTCACGGTGTCGCTGCGCGGCCTCGCCGACTGTGTCGTCGAGGTGGCGACCCTGGACCACGGCCTGCACTCGGGTCTGTGGGGCGGTGTGGTGCCTGACGCGTTGAGCGTGCTGGTACGGCTGCTGGCCAGCCTGCACGACGACGACGGCAACGTCGCGGTGGCAGGCCTGTACGAGGGGACCGCAGCCGACGTCGACCGTGGCCCGGACTGGGTGCGCGAGGAGTCCGGCCTGCTGGACGGCGTCGAGCAGATCGGTACTGGCTCAGTGGTGCAACGGATGTGGGCCAAGCCCGCGATCACGGTGGTCGGCATCGACACCACGCCCATCGCCAAGTCGTCCAACACCCTGATCCCCAGCGCAAAGGCCAAGGTGTCCATGCGGGTGGCCCCCGGCGGCGACGCGGCGGCGCACCTGGCCGCACTGCGCGCCCACCTGGAGAGCCACGTCCCGTGGGGTGCCAAGGTCACCGTCACCGAGGGCGACGTCGGCCAGCCCTACGCGATCGACGCCAGCGGCACGGTCTACGACGCTGCCCGCGTCGCGTTCGAAAAGGCCTGGGGCACCGCACCGGTCGATATGGGGATGGGTGGGTCCATACCGTTCATCGCAGAGTTCGCCGCCGCGTTTCCGGCCGCCACGATTCTGGTGACCGGCGTGGAGGATCCGGGCACACAGGCGCACAGCATCAACGAAAGCCTGCACCTGGGGGTGCTGGAGAAGGCCGCGACGGCCGAGACGCTGCTGCTGGCGGCGTTGGGTGCCGATTCGCCGCGCTGA
- a CDS encoding MmpS family transport accessory protein encodes MSDPQWPQGPDPRWSGWSPPTEPLGDRNTGNPDPAYAGQFSYPSYTPPPGQDATRQLPPHWTQTQYQAPGQDQSELPPEPPRSPRWLWLLAGAAVLLVIGLVVALVIANGASKQDSAVTPLPTMPQPTGSAPTTTTRTPPRTATSVPPPVPRVPTESPTTTESGPTQTVVYSVTGEGRAISITYVDSGGILQMEFNVVLPWTKEVTLSPPASTAASVTILNVGRDVTCTVTVDGQSVRERTSSGLTICAAAG; translated from the coding sequence ATGAGCGATCCCCAGTGGCCCCAGGGTCCCGATCCGAGATGGTCGGGGTGGTCGCCACCAACGGAACCCCTGGGAGACCGGAACACCGGGAATCCCGATCCCGCATACGCCGGGCAGTTCAGTTACCCCAGCTACACCCCGCCGCCCGGGCAGGACGCAACCCGCCAACTGCCACCGCACTGGACCCAGACCCAGTACCAGGCCCCCGGCCAGGACCAATCCGAGTTGCCGCCCGAACCGCCGCGGTCGCCACGCTGGTTGTGGTTGCTCGCGGGCGCCGCGGTGCTGCTGGTGATCGGCCTCGTGGTGGCCCTCGTGATCGCGAACGGAGCCTCCAAGCAGGACTCCGCGGTGACTCCCCTGCCGACCATGCCGCAGCCGACCGGTTCAGCGCCGACCACCACGACGCGGACCCCGCCCCGCACAGCGACCTCGGTTCCTCCTCCTGTGCCCAGGGTGCCGACGGAGTCGCCGACCACCACCGAGTCGGGGCCGACGCAGACCGTGGTCTACAGCGTGACCGGCGAGGGACGTGCGATCAGCATCACCTACGTCGACTCCGGCGGAATTCTGCAGATGGAGTTCAACGTCGTCCTGCCGTGGACCAAGGAGGTGACGTTGTCCCCGCCCGCGTCGACCGCGGCCAGTGTCACGATCCTCAACGTCGGCCGCGACGTCACGTGCACCGTGACGGTGGATGGCCAATCGGTCCGGGAGCGCACGAGTTCGGGCCTGACGATCTGCGCTGCGGCAGGCTAG
- a CDS encoding cellulase family glycosylhydrolase yields the protein MNRPSLLHRVARRTVAVGAAAAMLSVAAASHGPVLVSAVTPKQVGIPFLLTGVSTTQTGAGIVQSPSTLGVADSDLYTMSDAEIDKTLTKLAELGVTDIRVAVPWVYMEKRNDQYDWTKMDYVVQTANAKGINVVGVITATPTWAGFPLNGHSDPQEYAEFAGAVADRYDGVVDTDAHGDQTHGKISAYEIWNEPNGALFYNPVSASSYTAMLKAASPMIRDADPDAVVIAGVLGSVITIPGLSQNPVSFFREMYENGAADYFDALSYHPYNPTMPFSQGAGLANSPLNQVNALRALMVQYEGEGTTKKIWITEYGVPTNGPVTEQHQADFIRDLVVAWQNVEGAGPIFIYSTRDINSGGFDDEENFGIFYSDWDEKKVVQTIRDLYADFADDGELTPFQAAIPKISDFQQLLMLGRQLISFLLIVPRAVVQFAVSAVTALVRAVVDTVGSALGLTRKSVAAATGAAIDERAASVATDPHDETSRQGRDFVRLARESARELVEPHRGSIEGSSDADQSVTDAQLGQSAVEVGQLAVDLTPVGDNEGQSGVDLKPAAEAGGDGGQAVDLKPAAEAGGDGGQAVDLKPAAEAGGDGGQAVDHKPGPEAEAKPDFRQVLKQRRADLRDQIKDRVLLAQRGPAGAGGGRGNGTDTADPGSASSLVETPTDQANSAGPATADSGQAADPD from the coding sequence GTGAACCGTCCTTCTCTCCTGCACCGTGTCGCGCGACGCACGGTCGCAGTCGGCGCCGCAGCGGCGATGCTCAGTGTGGCCGCCGCGTCCCATGGTCCGGTGCTGGTGTCGGCGGTCACGCCGAAACAGGTTGGCATCCCGTTCCTCCTGACGGGTGTGAGCACCACACAGACGGGAGCTGGAATCGTCCAGAGTCCCTCCACGTTGGGTGTCGCCGACTCTGACCTCTACACGATGTCGGACGCCGAGATCGACAAGACGCTGACCAAGTTGGCGGAATTGGGCGTGACGGACATCCGGGTCGCTGTCCCGTGGGTGTACATGGAGAAGCGCAACGACCAGTACGACTGGACCAAGATGGACTACGTCGTGCAGACCGCGAATGCCAAGGGCATCAACGTCGTCGGGGTCATCACTGCGACGCCCACGTGGGCGGGGTTCCCACTCAACGGGCACTCCGACCCGCAGGAGTACGCCGAGTTCGCAGGCGCGGTCGCCGACCGTTATGACGGCGTCGTCGACACCGACGCCCACGGCGATCAGACCCACGGCAAGATCTCGGCCTACGAGATCTGGAACGAACCCAACGGAGCCCTGTTCTACAACCCGGTCAGCGCGTCGTCGTACACCGCGATGCTCAAGGCCGCCTCTCCGATGATTCGCGACGCCGACCCCGACGCGGTTGTCATCGCCGGCGTACTGGGTTCGGTGATCACCATCCCGGGCCTGTCGCAGAACCCGGTGTCCTTCTTCCGTGAGATGTACGAGAACGGCGCTGCGGACTACTTCGACGCTCTGTCCTACCACCCGTACAACCCCACGATGCCGTTCTCCCAGGGTGCCGGCCTGGCCAATTCTCCGTTGAATCAGGTCAATGCACTGCGCGCCTTGATGGTTCAGTACGAGGGCGAAGGCACCACCAAGAAGATCTGGATCACGGAATATGGGGTGCCGACCAACGGTCCCGTGACCGAGCAGCATCAGGCCGACTTCATCCGCGACCTCGTGGTGGCCTGGCAGAACGTCGAGGGCGCGGGCCCGATCTTCATCTACAGCACACGGGACATCAACTCCGGTGGCTTCGACGACGAAGAGAACTTCGGCATCTTCTACAGCGACTGGGACGAGAAGAAGGTCGTGCAGACCATCCGAGATCTCTACGCCGACTTCGCCGACGACGGTGAGCTGACGCCGTTCCAGGCCGCCATCCCCAAGATCAGTGACTTCCAGCAGTTGTTGATGCTCGGCCGCCAGCTCATCAGCTTCCTCCTGATCGTCCCCAGAGCTGTTGTGCAGTTTGCCGTTTCGGCGGTCACCGCTCTGGTGCGCGCTGTGGTCGACACCGTCGGTTCGGCGCTGGGACTCACGCGGAAGTCCGTGGCGGCCGCGACGGGCGCCGCCATCGACGAACGGGCCGCTTCGGTGGCAACCGATCCTCATGACGAAACCTCGCGACAGGGACGGGACTTCGTGCGGTTGGCGCGGGAATCTGCGCGTGAGTTGGTCGAGCCGCACCGCGGGTCGATCGAGGGGTCGTCTGACGCGGACCAGTCCGTCACCGACGCGCAGCTAGGACAGTCCGCGGTCGAGGTGGGGCAACTCGCTGTAGACCTCACGCCGGTCGGGGACAACGAGGGACAGTCCGGTGTCGACCTCAAGCCCGCGGCCGAGGCTGGGGGTGACGGGGGACAGGCTGTCGACCTCAAGCCCGCGGCCGAGGCTGGGGGTGACGGGGGACAGGCTGTCGACCTCAAGCCCGCGGCCGAGGCTGGGGGTGACGGGGGACAGGCCGTCGACCACAAGCCCGGACCCGAGGCCGAGGCCAAGCCGGACTTCAGGCAGGTTCTCAAACAGCGCCGGGCCGATCTGCGAGATCAGATCAAGGACCGCGTGCTGCTCGCCCAACGGGGTCCCGCGGGCGCCGGAGGGGGGCGCGGGAATGGGACTGATACTGCTGATCCCGGGTCGGCGTCGTCGCTTGTGGAAACCCCGACTGACCAGGCGAATTCGGCAGGCCCTGCGACGGCCGACTCGGGGCAGGCCGCCGATCCGGACTGA
- a CDS encoding DUF3618 domain-containing protein has product MADRDPEEIKKEIDQARTQLASTVDLLAERANPQRIADDAKAKALAFVQKPAVTISLAGLGLLTVALVIRRIRNR; this is encoded by the coding sequence GTGGCGGATCGAGATCCCGAAGAGATCAAGAAGGAGATCGATCAGGCGCGCACGCAACTCGCGTCGACGGTGGACCTGTTGGCGGAGCGCGCGAACCCGCAGCGAATCGCCGACGATGCCAAGGCGAAGGCGCTGGCATTCGTGCAGAAGCCAGCCGTGACGATCTCGCTGGCGGGCCTGGGACTGCTCACGGTCGCGTTGGTGATCCGCCGGATCCGCAACCGCTGA
- a CDS encoding L,D-transpeptidase encodes MWQVRSVTRPRGGRRWLAALLLVPAVVLGVSACGAGSESAEPQRIADKGTPFADLLVPKLSASVTDGAVGVAVDKPVTVTAEDGVLGSVSMVNEEGTAVSGKLSPDGLTWSTDEPLGYNKHYTLEARSLGLGGETTQTMAFETHSPDNLTMPYLMPNDGETVGVGQPIAVRFDENIPNRVAAERAIKVTTNPPVEGAFYWLNNREVRWRPQHYWKPGTTVDVSVNTYGIDLGDGLFGQDNVSTHFTIGDEVIATADDNTKTITVRVNGEVVKTMPTSMGKNSTPTNNGTYIIGDRFAELVMDSSTYGVPVNSPNGYRTEVEYATQMSYSGIYVHGAPWSVGSQGYSNVSHGCLNVSTSNAQWFYNNTKRGDIVEVKNTVGSTLPGTDGLGDWNIPWSQWKAGNSSA; translated from the coding sequence ATGTGGCAGGTCCGTTCTGTGACCCGTCCGCGTGGTGGTCGACGTTGGCTGGCGGCTCTGCTGCTGGTCCCGGCTGTGGTGCTGGGGGTGAGCGCGTGCGGCGCGGGGTCGGAGTCAGCCGAGCCCCAGCGGATCGCCGACAAGGGCACCCCGTTCGCTGATCTGCTCGTGCCGAAGCTCTCGGCCTCGGTCACCGACGGGGCCGTGGGTGTGGCGGTCGACAAGCCGGTCACGGTGACGGCCGAGGACGGTGTCCTGGGCTCGGTGTCGATGGTCAACGAAGAGGGCACCGCGGTGTCGGGCAAGCTCAGCCCCGACGGCCTGACGTGGTCCACCGACGAACCCCTCGGATACAACAAGCACTACACCCTCGAGGCGCGGTCACTGGGCCTCGGCGGTGAGACGACCCAGACGATGGCTTTCGAGACGCACTCGCCGGACAACCTGACGATGCCGTATCTGATGCCGAACGACGGTGAGACGGTCGGCGTCGGACAGCCCATCGCGGTGCGGTTCGACGAGAACATCCCCAACCGAGTCGCCGCCGAGCGTGCCATCAAGGTCACCACGAATCCGCCTGTGGAGGGCGCGTTTTACTGGCTGAACAATCGTGAAGTGCGCTGGCGGCCGCAGCATTACTGGAAGCCCGGCACCACCGTCGACGTCTCGGTGAACACCTACGGCATCGACCTGGGCGATGGCCTGTTCGGGCAGGACAACGTGAGCACGCACTTCACCATCGGTGACGAGGTGATCGCGACCGCGGACGACAACACCAAGACGATCACCGTCCGGGTGAACGGCGAGGTCGTCAAGACCATGCCGACCTCGATGGGCAAGAACAGCACGCCCACCAACAACGGCACCTACATCATCGGCGACCGGTTCGCCGAACTGGTGATGGACTCGTCGACCTACGGCGTCCCGGTGAACTCGCCCAACGGTTATCGCACCGAGGTCGAATACGCGACACAGATGTCCTACAGCGGCATCTATGTGCACGGCGCGCCGTGGTCCGTCGGGAGTCAGGGGTACTCGAACGTCAGCCACGGATGCCTGAACGTGAGCACCAGCAACGCGCAGTGGTTCTACAACAACACCAAGCGCGGCGACATCGTCGAGGTGAAGAACACCGTGGGCTCGACACTTCCCGGCACAGACGGGCTGGGGGACTGGAACATTCCGTGGTCCCAGTGGAAGGCCGGCAACTCCAGCGCCTGA
- the orn gene encoding oligoribonuclease: protein MRDELVWIDCEMTGLDLGSDRLIEIAVLVTDAELNVLGEGIDVVIHAEDAALAGMIDVVKKMHARSGLTDEVRASTVDVPTAEKMVLDYIKQHVKQPKTAPLCGNSIATDRGFIARDMPALDNYLHYRMIDVSSIKELCRRWYPRIYFGQPEKGLAHRALADIHESIRELKYYRATAFVAPPGPATSDIAAVAAELGPPTDTDSAPEPPTS from the coding sequence GTGCGCGACGAATTGGTGTGGATCGACTGTGAGATGACGGGCCTCGACCTGGGGTCTGACCGGCTGATCGAGATTGCTGTGCTGGTCACCGACGCCGAACTCAATGTGCTGGGTGAGGGCATCGATGTGGTGATCCACGCCGAGGACGCGGCACTGGCCGGGATGATCGACGTCGTCAAGAAGATGCATGCCCGGTCCGGTCTGACCGACGAGGTCAGGGCCTCGACGGTGGACGTACCCACGGCCGAGAAGATGGTGCTCGACTACATCAAGCAGCACGTCAAGCAGCCCAAGACCGCACCACTGTGCGGCAACTCGATCGCCACCGACCGCGGGTTCATCGCACGTGACATGCCTGCGCTCGACAACTACCTGCACTACCGGATGATCGACGTCAGTTCGATCAAGGAACTGTGCCGGCGCTGGTATCCGCGGATCTACTTCGGCCAGCCCGAAAAAGGCCTCGCGCACCGCGCCCTGGCCGACATCCACGAGTCGATCCGCGAGTTGAAGTACTACCGTGCGACGGCGTTCGTGGCCCCGCCCGGGCCCGCCACCAGCGATATCGCCGCAGTTGCGGCCGAACTCGGCCCGCCGACGGATACCGATTCGGCTCCAGAGCCTCCGACCAGTTAA
- a CDS encoding MFS transporter, producing MTEAPTGVRRSRIAAWALWDCGFVGLNAIVVTFVFSVYLTESVGEGMPGGASPTSWLGRALTIAGLTVATLAPVIGVWVQAPQRRRRALTILTGLAVVLTAAMSLIRDDPRYLFAGLALLAATAACGDLAGVPYNAMLRQLATPATSGRISGLGSGAGFLGSVLLLLLVYVGFIMGDGPQRGLLGIPADDGLNIRLVMVVAAVWFALFALPLLFTAHHLTPLDAAPHVPVSMLGAYRRVWADLVAEWRRDRNLVYYLAASAIFRDGLTGVFTFGAVLGVSVYGISQADVLMFGVVACIVAGFGAVVGGLVDDRIGSKPVIVGSLTVMIAVGLTLLSASGPTAFWLCGLALCLFLGPTQASARTLLLRLTTDGREGVAFGLYTMTGRAVSFLAPWLFFLFVDVFNADRAGLGGILVVLVVGLGAMLVVRAPHQRHGVEN from the coding sequence ATGACTGAGGCGCCGACCGGCGTACGCAGATCTCGTATCGCCGCCTGGGCGCTGTGGGACTGCGGTTTCGTGGGCCTCAACGCGATCGTCGTGACGTTCGTGTTCTCCGTCTACCTCACAGAGTCTGTGGGGGAGGGCATGCCGGGCGGGGCATCGCCGACGAGCTGGCTGGGCCGCGCCCTGACCATCGCGGGGTTGACCGTCGCCACCCTGGCCCCCGTGATCGGGGTGTGGGTGCAGGCTCCGCAACGGCGGCGCCGCGCGCTGACCATCCTGACGGGTCTGGCGGTCGTGTTGACCGCGGCCATGAGCCTGATCCGCGACGACCCCCGCTATCTGTTCGCGGGCCTGGCGCTGCTGGCCGCCACGGCCGCGTGTGGAGATCTGGCCGGGGTGCCGTACAACGCGATGCTGCGGCAGTTGGCGACTCCCGCGACGTCGGGTCGGATCTCCGGATTGGGTTCGGGCGCAGGGTTTCTCGGCAGCGTCCTGTTGCTGTTGCTGGTCTACGTAGGCTTCATCATGGGGGACGGACCGCAGCGCGGCCTTCTGGGGATCCCCGCCGACGACGGACTCAACATCCGCCTGGTGATGGTGGTCGCGGCGGTGTGGTTCGCGTTGTTCGCGCTGCCGTTGCTGTTCACCGCGCACCACCTCACCCCACTCGACGCGGCCCCGCACGTCCCGGTGAGCATGCTCGGGGCCTACCGGCGGGTGTGGGCCGACCTGGTCGCGGAATGGCGACGTGACCGCAACCTGGTGTACTACCTCGCCGCCAGCGCGATCTTCCGCGACGGACTGACCGGGGTGTTCACGTTCGGCGCGGTGCTCGGGGTGTCGGTGTACGGCATCTCGCAGGCCGACGTGCTGATGTTCGGTGTCGTGGCCTGCATCGTGGCGGGGTTCGGCGCGGTGGTCGGCGGACTCGTCGATGACCGAATCGGGTCCAAGCCCGTCATCGTGGGGTCGCTGACCGTCATGATCGCCGTCGGACTGACGCTGCTCTCAGCGTCGGGACCCACCGCATTCTGGCTCTGCGGGTTGGCGCTGTGCCTGTTCCTGGGCCCCACGCAGGCCTCGGCGCGGACGCTGCTGCTGCGCCTGACGACCGACGGTCGAGAGGGCGTCGCGTTCGGCCTCTACACGATGACCGGAAGGGCGGTCTCATTCCTGGCGCCCTGGCTGTTCTTCCTGTTCGTCGACGTGTTCAACGCCGATCGTGCCGGCCTGGGCGGAATCCTGGTGGTACTGGTCGTGGGCCTGGGCGCGATGCTGGTGGTACGGGCGCCGCACCAACGGCACGGAGTCGAGAACTAG
- a CDS encoding helicase HerA-like domain-containing protein, with protein MTPAQHIAAGYSVDGPALELGSVVVDGEVDPTCRVRIPLKTVNRHGLVAGATGTGKTKSLQVLAEQLSAAGVPVLMADVKGDLSGLSKPGVSNDNTTQRAADTADEWTPTGFPVEFLSLGTDGIGVPVRATITSFGPILLSKVLGLNQTQESTLGLIFHWADQKGLPLLDLKDLRSVIQYLTSAEGKPELKALGAVSSTTAGVILRALINLEAEGADTFFGEPELNPDDLMRVDAQGRGVITLLELGAQAARPVMFSTFLMWVLADLFTYLPEVGDLDKPKLVFFFDEAHLLFNDASKAFLEQVEQTVKLIRSKGVGVFFCTQLPTDIPNNVLSQLGARVQHALRAFTPDDQKALSKTVRTYPKTKVYDLESALTSLGIGEAVVTVLSERGAPTPVAWTRMRAPRSLMDTIGPDAISAAAKASPLQAEYGQTIDRDSAYERLAAALAPPPAKDELPPVPTGIDIPPMPAPAAPPEPGFLDKMMESPAFKSAMRSAGTVIGREITRSIFGTGRRRKR; from the coding sequence ATGACCCCCGCACAGCACATCGCCGCCGGCTACTCGGTGGACGGTCCGGCGCTCGAGTTGGGCTCCGTCGTCGTCGACGGAGAGGTGGACCCCACGTGTCGGGTGCGCATCCCGCTCAAGACGGTGAACCGCCACGGACTGGTGGCGGGCGCGACGGGCACCGGCAAGACCAAGTCGCTGCAGGTGCTCGCCGAGCAGTTGTCGGCCGCCGGGGTCCCGGTGCTCATGGCCGACGTCAAGGGTGATCTGTCCGGGCTGTCGAAACCCGGTGTGTCCAACGACAACACCACGCAGCGCGCCGCCGACACCGCCGACGAGTGGACGCCGACGGGCTTCCCGGTGGAGTTCCTGTCGCTGGGCACCGATGGCATCGGCGTCCCGGTGCGCGCGACGATCACCAGCTTCGGACCCATCCTGTTGTCGAAGGTGTTGGGCCTCAACCAGACTCAGGAGTCCACGCTCGGCCTGATTTTCCACTGGGCCGACCAGAAGGGCCTGCCGCTGCTGGATCTCAAGGACCTGCGGTCGGTGATCCAATACCTGACCAGTGCCGAGGGCAAGCCGGAACTGAAGGCGCTGGGCGCGGTGTCGAGCACGACGGCCGGGGTGATCCTGCGTGCGTTGATCAACCTCGAAGCCGAAGGCGCCGACACCTTCTTCGGTGAGCCGGAACTCAACCCCGACGACCTGATGCGCGTCGACGCGCAGGGCCGCGGTGTCATCACGCTGCTGGAACTGGGCGCCCAGGCCGCCCGCCCGGTGATGTTCTCGACCTTCCTGATGTGGGTGCTGGCCGACCTGTTCACCTACCTGCCCGAGGTCGGCGACCTGGACAAGCCCAAGCTGGTGTTCTTCTTCGATGAGGCGCACCTGCTGTTCAACGACGCCTCCAAGGCGTTCCTGGAACAGGTCGAGCAGACCGTCAAGCTGATCCGCTCCAAGGGCGTCGGGGTGTTCTTCTGCACGCAGCTTCCGACCGACATCCCCAACAACGTGCTGTCTCAGCTCGGCGCCCGGGTGCAGCACGCGCTGCGCGCCTTCACTCCCGACGACCAGAAGGCACTGTCGAAGACCGTCCGGACCTACCCCAAGACCAAGGTGTACGACCTCGAGTCGGCGCTGACGTCGTTGGGTATCGGCGAGGCCGTCGTCACCGTCCTCTCGGAACGGGGCGCCCCGACGCCGGTGGCCTGGACGCGGATGCGCGCGCCGCGGTCACTGATGGACACGATCGGCCCGGATGCGATCTCGGCCGCCGCGAAGGCCAGCCCGCTGCAGGCTGAGTACGGCCAGACCATCGACCGCGACTCGGCCTACGAGAGATTGGCTGCCGCGTTGGCCCCGCCACCGGCGAAGGACGAACTGCCGCCCGTGCCGACCGGAATCGACATCCCCCCGATGCCCGCACCGGCTGCCCCGCCGGAACCGGGCTTCCTCGACAAGATGATGGAGAGCCCGGCGTTCAAGAGCGCGATGCGTTCGGCGGGCACGGTGATCGGCCGCGAGATCACCCGCAGCATCTTCGGCACGGGCCGCCGCCGCAAGCGGTGA
- the bcp gene encoding thioredoxin-dependent thiol peroxidase codes for MTATTRLEAGDKAPSFSLPDADGNTVKLSDFKGRKVVVYFYPAASTPGCTKQACDFRDSLAELNEAGLDVVGISPDKPEKLAKFRDAEGLNFPLLSDPEKKVLTEWGAFGEKKMYGKTVQGVIRSTFVVDEKGNVEVAQYNVKATGHVAKLRRDISV; via the coding sequence TTGACCGCGACCACACGACTCGAAGCCGGCGACAAAGCACCGTCGTTCAGCCTGCCCGACGCCGACGGCAACACCGTGAAGTTGTCCGACTTCAAGGGCCGCAAGGTCGTCGTGTACTTCTACCCCGCCGCGTCCACGCCCGGCTGCACCAAGCAGGCCTGCGATTTCCGCGACAGCCTGGCTGAGCTGAACGAGGCCGGACTCGACGTCGTCGGCATCTCCCCCGACAAGCCCGAGAAGCTCGCCAAGTTCCGGGACGCCGAAGGGCTGAACTTCCCGCTGCTGTCCGACCCCGAGAAGAAGGTCCTCACCGAGTGGGGCGCCTTCGGCGAGAAGAAGATGTACGGCAAGACCGTGCAGGGCGTCATCCGCTCGACGTTCGTCGTCGACGAGAAGGGCAATGTCGAGGTGGCACAGTACAACGTCAAGGCCACCGGACACGTCGCCAAGCTGCGCCGCGACATCTCGGTCTGA
- the cmrA gene encoding mycolate reductase (Catalyzes the final step in mycolic acid biosynthesis.), whose translation MPVPPPSPDARAVVTGASQGIGEALATELAARGHSLIVTARRGDVLTGLAERLTERYGVTVEVRAVDLTDVAGRDALSEELASRPISILCNNAGTATFGPVAKLDPAVEKAQVQLNAIAVHDLTLAVLPGMIARGAGGILISGSAAGNSPIPNNATYAASKAFANTFSESLRGEVKSAGVHVTLLAPGPVRTELPDATERSLVEKLIPDFLWINTEYTARVSLDALEHNRMRVVPGLTSKAMSVASGYAPRAIVAPIVGAVYKKLGGD comes from the coding sequence ATGCCTGTACCCCCACCCAGTCCGGATGCTCGCGCGGTCGTCACGGGCGCGTCGCAGGGCATCGGCGAGGCCCTGGCCACCGAACTCGCCGCCCGCGGCCACAGCCTGATCGTGACGGCCCGGCGCGGTGACGTGCTGACCGGCCTGGCCGAGCGGCTCACCGAGCGTTACGGCGTCACCGTCGAGGTGCGTGCCGTCGACCTGACCGACGTCGCCGGCCGCGATGCGCTGTCCGAAGAACTGGCCAGCCGGCCCATCTCGATCCTGTGCAACAACGCAGGTACGGCCACCTTCGGACCCGTCGCCAAGCTGGATCCGGCCGTCGAGAAGGCCCAGGTTCAACTGAACGCCATTGCGGTGCATGACCTTACACTTGCGGTGCTGCCCGGAATGATCGCACGCGGCGCGGGCGGCATCCTGATCTCCGGGTCCGCGGCAGGCAACTCGCCGATTCCGAACAACGCGACCTACGCCGCCAGCAAGGCCTTCGCCAACACGTTCAGCGAGTCACTGCGCGGCGAGGTCAAGAGCGCCGGCGTCCATGTGACGCTGCTGGCGCCCGGGCCCGTGCGCACCGAGTTGCCCGACGCCACCGAACGTTCCCTGGTGGAGAAGCTGATCCCGGACTTCCTGTGGATCAACACCGAATACACCGCCCGGGTGTCGCTCGACGCGCTCGAGCACAACCGGATGCGCGTCGTCCCCGGTCTGACGTCCAAGGCCATGTCGGTGGCCAGCGGGTACGCCCCGCGGGCCATCGTCGCCCCGATCGTCGGCGCGGTCTACAAGAAGCTCGGCGGCGACTGA